The segment agaagcagcTCTGGAAAAAGTgaactgagattagaatctgggTGGGTAAATGGGAAAACAAAGAGGTGTTGTTGCTGTTTGACAATCAATGGAGTTTAGCAACTTTCCAAAAGAAGTGCAGAGAGGTATTAGCATGAAAGAAGGGGTGGCAATAAAGAGAAAAGTAAAGAAGActggtaacccccccccccaagtaaaaaaggtaaaaatcttgTTAAGAATGATTGTGGGTCATATAAGTTACGtgcaaaaaaaatcacttatacTCTTGGGTAGCAGACTTGAAGAAAGAGACTCCGGGGAAGAGAAAACAGGGACACAGTTGTAAGAAACCTGTGCCTGGATTGGGAATTAGCCTGCGTGTGTGCTACAGTGGCTCTGGGTGTAGTCACTGGGGTTGCTAAAGTATAAAACAAAAGGTTAGACTAAGATTTGCTGAAACCTGAAGAGGATGATGTTCATGTAGCTCAGAACAAAGATTACTGTGTTTGATttgatgaaaagaaaaggagtacttgtggcaccttagagactaacaaatttatttgagcataagctttcgtgagctacagctcacttcatccttttctttttgcgaatacagactaacacggctgctactctgaaacctgtgtttgaTAAGATACTAGCTGTCAAGCAAATACGCCTGGACACTTGACTTTGATATTAACTGTGGGTCACATTGTGCCCCGCTGCTCCATGGATCCACATGAGTGTGGGGTGTACAAAAAGCACCCATTTAATCCCCTGCTCATTGCTAGCACTCCTAGCAGTGTAAGAAAAACTCtcaaaggggatggggagaacgCAGGGGTCCCCAACCCCTTGCGTTGGTCCACATAGCTGGCCAGGCACGCAGTGCGGAGTATTTCATAACTCTTGAAGGAGCGTAGTGGCAGATTAACTCTGAGAAGCAAACCCAATGAGGAGCAATTGCAGCCTGGGTTAACCACGCAGGTAACACGAGCTTTGTTAAAGACGTTCCTGGTATACTGTTAAGTGCACATTGAAATCCATTCTTCGCTGTTACTGTTCAGTCTCTCAGTATCATGTGAAgtatatttgtttatttacaggCTTATCCATGATGTTGTATCTTAGCAGCAATAGTGGTATAGCTTCTCTTCAAGAGAAAAGAAGGTGaggaatagggtgaccatacgtcccatTCTGGCTggaacagtcccttttttaagccctgtcccagctgtcccgacttcccccgccccccaaaggaggcatttgtcccgtttgctcttgccaactgatcaagtccgccacagcaaacaggacaaatgcctaCTTTTGGGGGAAAAAGTGGGGTGCAGTGTGGAGGGGACAAACAGAGATGCCAACGCCCCCCCAGGGGGAAGGTagggctggggggcggagggaagcAGCATTCCAGCATGCGGCGCCCCCGCAGTGTTCCAGCTACCAGGCAACAGGGGGGCGCGGGGTTGTTTCCAACAACAGCGGGGAGGAGCGGAGGGGGGGCAGGCAGCTGGGGGGTTTcatgttttctctttgggaaatatccTCACCCTAGAGAGGAAATGTTATTGTGACTACACGGGTAGGGTAGAAGACGTGGCAGGGTCAGAACATGCTGCTGCCACGGCTGCAACCTCAGCAGCGGAAGCAGGAATAATGGCTGCAATGACAGGGATAGAACgaagcaggagcagaagttcAATAGTAGCAATACAGCTCTCTTGTACCGTGGTGCAGGCATGTGCTCTTCTGCTCTCCACTTTCTCATCTGCTCAAGTGTTGAAGATGTTGAGATTATCTTGCCCCCTAGTGGCTACCCTACAAAATTCACACAGGACCAAATTAATCCCGGTGTaaatctactgaagtcaatagactatgccagcggttctcaaactgtgggttgggaccccaaagtgggtcacgaccctgtTCTAagggggttgccagggctggcattagacttgctggggccagggctgaagcctgagccctatCGCTCAGGGCCAAAACCGAAGCATGAGAGCCTCAGCCCTGGGTGGAGAGGCTCACGTTACAGGCCCCCtacttggggctgaagcccttgggctttatCACCACCCTGTACCTGGagtagtggggcttgggcttcccccccccacacacacacacacacacctggggtggcagggcttggacgggctcaggcttcggtcctccTTCTTGGGGTcacatagtaatttttgttgtcagaaggggattgcGGTGCAATGATGTTTGAGAACCCTTGGATTATGCATTGCCTCTGATTTTGAAAAGTGATCTAAATCAGAATCCCTACTTACTGCCCTGTCAGGGAGCCTAATCAGGTGATGGAAGAAGGTATAAATTAAAGTTGCCTTTAAATCCCTTactttaatttatatattttacatacaCACCCTGTAAATCACTTTGCTTCCTATAGTAACTCTTCTGGCCCATTAGTATGTGAGTTAAACAATCTGGACTCCCTTAGATTTAGTAGATGTAAGTAGAGCGATTTAGAAAATATTGTATCTGCACAGAAAAATGTagataatgggattttttttgttgtggaaatttcaatggaaaattttgacttttcatccctaAATTGAAAATGTTGATACTTTCAGGTTTTccagtgaaaactgaaatttgACAAAAGCGTACATTCCACACAAAAATCTGCctagttgaaaaaaaaatattttccatccaaaaaattgatggaaaattttcaaatcaGCCCTAGGTATAAGTTATACATTGGCAAGAGGGTGAAAGCTGAAATAAACCTATGGGGATCTAAAATGGTGTAACAGATGCATTGAGGTGACTGAAAACGGTACCAGCTTAGATTCCCAATAGACTTACCAGCTCAAATTTAGAGGTCATATTGAAGATGGTGTAAGCTACAGTCTGACTTCCTAAGGGAATTTAAGTTAGGGAATTTACTTCCATTGACACATCTCCTCTGAATTATGCCTGAGTTGGGGGCCAATGGATTTAAACTGGGTGTTAATTTGTTCCATAAACCCCAATACATGAGAGTGCAAAAAcatctgtttttcagtttcaaTATGCCCTATTTAGGGATAACTaacaaataacaacaacaactgtCACTTACATTTTAAATAGTTGGACAGGATCCAAAGCTGACTTCTGTGGAACCCTGCCAATTTACACCCacagaggatctggtccaatgtcCTTTCCACAGTTTACTACTATgatccttctcccctcccttagTAGCCTGACCTCCCCTGCGCTTTGGGAGATCTGAACATGAAAGTAGGAAAAGTTGGGAGGAGACCATTAATAAATAGACAAACTATGCCCCATTTTGCCCTCAAGTAGGAAATGAAAGTTAAATTCCTCAAGCATTAACTGACTGAGAAAAATTTTCTGTGGTCAATTTGGTTGCCATTCAACACTTGAGAGAATAATGCAACTGAATTCCATAGCTAAAACTCTTACAAGCAGTCTTTTGTAGGCCCTTAAAATCctgtaaaacaacaacaaattgaATGGAATTTCTTTCAGTGTGCATTTCAACAAGAGATGTTCacttacacatttttaacaggagGAGGCACTCTTGTTTTCAGTGTTCAAGAAATTTTCTTTAGTGTCtggaccttttaaaaataattaactgaattttaaaatagcCTTCAGTTCCAGTGAAGAGCACCTGTCTTCTGTTTAACACACCATTTCCTTCACCATATTTTAGTTGGCCAGGCCATGGCTTGCTGGAAGAAAATACGAAGCAGCAGCTGGATTTATCCTACCCTGGTCCTCTGCATTTATGGGTTTTTTCTCCCTGATGAGGCCATCAGAACCTTTCCTCACCCCTTATCTAACAGGACCAGATAAAAATCTGACCATTGATGAGGTATGGCTATACACTGCTTTCTCATTGTATGGAATAACAAAATACTGAGTATGCTTTATTCTTCAGAAAGAAAGTATCAGACAATCTAATTTACACTCCGACATTTATTACAGAAAGATACATGCATGATATTTCCCCTGTGAAAGATTAGGAGCTCAATCCTCATTTCTGCCCTAAAGGGCCAACTGAGAATTCCCTGACAGAAGGTAATATTCAGGGGGCATGTAGACAGCATATGTTTTAAAACGTTAAGGCAACAAAGATAAAACAAAGATTTTCCTATTAAGCAGTGAACAGGGCAGTATAAGATCTGTGCATCATGCATACTTATATTGCTATATTTTATGCACTGAATTAACAGCAATGAGCATGATGCTTTCTACAAGTTAATTCACAAAAATCACAGGattcctttctttcccttccaggTTACAAACCAGATTTTACCAGTTTGGACATACTCCTATCTGGCGTTGCTGTTTCCTGTTTTCTTGATTACGGACTATATGCGCTATAAACCCATCATTATTCTACAAGGCCTTAGCTTCATTATTACATGGCTGATGCTTTTATTTGTCCAAGGAGTGCTAGCCATGCAGCTGATGGAGTTTTTTTTCGGGATGGTAACAGCCACTGAAGTTGCCTATTATGCCTACATTTACAGCGTTGTCAGTGTTGACCATTATCAGAAAGTGACTAGTTATTGCAGAAGCATCACACTTGCTGCAACCACAGTTGCAGCTGTGTTTGGGCAACTTTTAGTGTCTTTGGCAGAGCTATCCTATTTTTATCTAAACGCCATTAGTTTGGCTTCTCTGTCCTTGGCCCTCCTAGCCTCATTTTTTCTACCAATGCCAAAACATAGTATGTTCTTTCACAAAAATCATATCCCTGAAACTCCCCAAGGAGCAACGGATCAAGACACAATGTCAAAAGCAACCAGCATTAATGAGCAGCCAAGTTGCCAAGAGGACAAAGATGCTGCGAAATCATCCGTCCTTTCCAGGACCTTGCCTGAATGCCAGTCTGACAAGCATCAGTGTCACATGCTTGTGCAGTTATGCAAGGATTTAAAGGAATGCTATTCCACAAAGAAGCTTCTTTACTGGTCCCTCTGGTGGGCTTTAGCCACTGCGGGCTATAACCAGATTGTGAATTACATCCAGGTGTTATGGGACTACAGAGCACCCGCTAAGTATAACAATGTTTATAATGGGGCTGTTGAGGCAGCAGCAACATTTCTGAGTAAGTAAACAACATAGtattaaagtttcagagtagcagccgtgttagtctgtatccacaaaaagaacaggagggcttgtggcacctgagagactaaccaatttattagagcataagctttcgtgggctacagcccacttcatcagatgcatagaatgaaacaaagtaagaagatatatacacacacacatacagagaaggtggaagttgccatacaaactgtaagaggctaattaatttctaccatctgtgtgtgtgtgtgtgtgtgtgtgtgtgtgtgtgtgtatcttcttactatgtgtttcattctatgcacccaatgaagtgggctgtagcttatgctctaataaatttgtttgtctctaaggtgccacaagcactcctgttctttttatagtaTTAAAGTATTTCCTCTAGTAAATTCTAAAATACAAACTATACCAGATATATGTTTTAAATCATGTGTGCTCCTATGATGTGGTTTAAGTCCATTTCATGCCTATCAAGCATTCCACAGTAGGGGTAAGCAGGTTGTACATTCAAATTATAATAGTTCATGTGAAGAACGAGAAACCTCAAATTTAACAccatgtgtcagggttccctccccactctgaactttggggtacagatgtggggacccgcatgaaagacccccctaagcctatttttaccagcttaggttaaaaacttttttaaggcacaagctttgccttgtccttgaacagtatgctgccaccaccaagtgatttagacaaagaacagggaaaggaccacttggaattcctatttccccaaaatattcccccaagcccttacaccccctttcctggggaggcttgagaacaaACAAGATGAgtacaaaccagccttggatttttaagacccaaaaaacccaattagattcttaaaaatcagaactttattagaacaacaaaaaaaataagagaacaactctgtaagatcagaatggaagataatcttacaggcagtcagattcaaaacatagagaatccctctaggcaaaatcttaagttacaaaaagacacaaaaacaggaatacacatttccttcagcacagcgaatttacaagccaaaacaaagaaaacctaacacattttttagctagattacttactaactttacaggagttggagggcttgcatccttgatctgttcctggcaaaaggcatcacacagacagacaaaagcctttttccccccgccttcagatttgaaagtatcttgtcccttcattggtcattttgggtcaggtgccagcggggttaccttagcttcttaaccctttacaggtgaaaggattttgcctctggccaggagggattttatagcactgtatacagaaaggtggttacccttccctttatatttatgacaccatgccATGTATTTCTCGAGGGGGCTAACTCTCAAAGTGTAGTCTTTAGATCGCTAGAGTTTTGTGCAGTACTTGGTGGTCTGTGGAGAGCACACTGATCACATGGACCTTGTGTCCAGCTGCTAAATTCATTCTAAGGAGCTCAAAATGCATTGCTGCCCTGTTATTTTTCCACATGGGCCTTGCTATGTTTGCCACTGAAATGTTATTCGTTCATGAATGGGAAGGGACGCTTCTGTGAGACACTCCCTAAGAAGACATGGATCTCACTGTGAAAAGTTAGAGAAGTCCTTCAATAGAGTATGGTGCACATTTTGAACGTATTGTTGTGTACGTTACTTCTCAATGAGATCCAGGCCAGTGTACTTATTAGAATTAGCTATCAAATGATAGGAAGATCAGTTTAATATCAAAGTTAGTTTTCAGACGTTTAATGCATTCACAGTCAAATTTCAGACTGAAGCATTGGAAGTAATATAGGATGAGGTAGTAGCATCCCATAGTTAAAGTGCACATCTAGGATTTCATTAGCGGTCCATCGCTAGTTAAGCCTTCTCTCACATATAACCCTGTTGCCTCGCTACTCATATGAATAAAGGCTGCAAGATAGAGCCAGTGGTCACCCTTCCTTTATAAAcaggaacattaaaaaaaactctaAGCCCTAATAAGAAATTTCTAAATCCTAATTGGCATGTGTAATGGGGGACTAGAGGAgaattttttcaccaaaaattttAAGCGAACTGTACACTCACTATCCTGATGAAGTAgattatagcccatgaaagcttatgaccaaatacatttattagtctctaaggtgtcacaaggtctcctcgttgttttcacTATCTTGAGATACCGgagttttaaaaaggaattaGGGACCTGGGTCCATTGCTACCCTGCAGCTGGAATAGTTATTTACCCCAGTGCAAAACGAATGCAGAATGCTACCATCCCAATCCAGCGGTGTTTTACACATactttgcactggggtaaatggCTGCAAGGCAAGAGTGAATCACTCCCAAGGTGTTTCCTCAGATAAATTCTCATAACCATTCTGTGTCATATCACATCTCCAAGAGCCCAGCAAGTTCACACATTGAGCACTAGGGTCTTTGGCCCATCATTTTCCAGAAATGATGGTATGTAAGCAATTGTGATACTTTGCCTGATTAGGAATGAGAGAACACTGTTCTCTGTTGGCACACTATAGATTTTTCAAGACCAATGAAAGGTCTGGCTGGCCTAGCAAGTTTCACAAAAGGTCTGTGGGCTTGGTAAATTCATCAGTCAAAGGATTTGCTTCAGGATTCTGACTAAGCTTCTAAAGCCACAAAGGAGTTTGgtagattttaaaaggacatgaTCAAAGCTCAGTGGAATTAGTAAGCTCCCCAGGaaactctaagggtatgtctacactacgaaattaggtcaattttatagaggtcaatttttagaaatcaattttatacagtcaattgtgtatgtccccactaagcaaattaagtcggcagagtgcgttcTCACTCCCCTGGCTTgcatcgactcacggagcggcgcactgtgggaagctatcccacggttcccgcagtctccgctgcccattggaattctgggttaagctcccaatgcctgatggggcaaaaacattgtcgcgggtggttttgggtacatgtcatcagtctccccttcctccttccctccatgaaagcaactgcagacaatcattttgtgccttttttcctctttctacaacaGACCTGGATCAATTAGATAGGTGGAGGGATGCTCCGTGCCACCGTCCAaactctctggaggctttcatctgcttccagTTCCGTCTGGAACTGTTCCTTggtgctggagacatcagttcctcattggattgtggacctaggcttggtccctctggaagcgatgcagttgatggggctgtttccgttgactgaacagttctccgctggtgcactatgttggggttcaggctccagctgagcctcttgtgtagggttatcggctgctgccggtgcaggttcggtggggccctctgatgttggggttgcaagtactggattcagtgctggcaatggttctggtgctggttgttctgccggttccggttctgagactggctctgtctgggtctctgtgactggatccactagtgctgttgcagatgttggcatggggtccagttccatcacctctgaccgggtccagatagaagtttccggaatagagctaggtgtgacagcttgcttagcctggctgcgcatgaccattcccaccctcttggctagcttcacatgattggccaagtcttcctgcaacagcatggggatgggataatcatcataaactgtaaaagtccacgttcctgaccagcccttgtactcgACCGGCAACTTGgttgtaggcaagtcaaaagagtttgacttgaagggttgaatcatcacttggacctctgggtcgattaaattgggatccacaaaggaatagggatagctgacacttgtgctccagtgtccctccacgcgatgaccttcttcccacccacactcacagtttccctccactctgaaggtatctgggaggtatctgggcttgaggacctctggtgtgattctggtgcaatgaactgtcatctgttggggttcttggggcagctggcttttacatgccccggctcgttacatttaaaacatcgcccagctgacgggtcactggggctaggtgggttgctggagaacagtctggagggacaataaggtgtctggagtgttccttggggttGGGgacttgggctgcccccggtagtagggtgcggtctgagggtgtcccttctgctatccgctccaactgcgactagagttgttcctctctcctccctccacccattttgttctggcttgccctgcctctctggcggtctgggactgctcgtattgatcagcataagcagcaagactttctgctgagtccattttcttatcccacaAACATTGTTTTATATCCTCCTTGGatatattcaggaattgctcctgtatcatcaaatcccGCATTCCTCCAAAGTTAATTACAGCCCATCCGTTGAGCCATTTATTAAACAAtctgtcatctggtttacataagccacattacttagtccaggtctTCTCTcaagggctctaaattttactctaaatttcaggtgtaacttgaaattgttttaaaaccaaatccttgaatttattatagtcagaagcctcctcaataggcttcttattgaatatgtccagagctcttccagtcaattttgtgaccaatgtggtcatcttgtgagcttcaggaatttgatggagtgtgcacagtctctcaaggtgagaaaatattcagcaatattactggattcatcatactgtggacatagtcgctcccatttgtggattgttggggaaggattgttagggttatttggtatattctgctgagcctttgccttctccatctccagtgcatgcttcctctttttttccttctcctccttttctttttcctttgcctccgtttctctcctgtgggcagcctctctttctttttctttggctgcTTGTGCATCCATCTCCATATGTCTGAGTTCTAcccgtctttcatgttccttttgtttttcctcagcctcaaatctggctaattccagcttctgttgaacagtgCACTCTGTCATCCTGCCAtatctgtttttaactaactgtacacctgagagttagaaaggaaaaaaaaccaaactggcttgtaaaattttgctgtgctgtaaccggatacttttttttctctgatagctgttctcagcctacagaaaaatccttttgttatgcctgctgctctgtcccccaggcagagacacagaatctacagctgcaatcaccttttacaaaaccctttaaaatcctgctgtgcttctggttcaaaatgatcccaccgctctgccaccatgtcaaggttccttccccactctgaactctagggtacggatgtggggacctgcatgaaagaccccctaagcttattcttaccagcttaggttaaaaacttccccaaggtacaaactttgccttgtccttgaaccgtatgctgccaccaccaagcgttttaaacaaagaacaggtaaAGAGACtatttggagacgtcttcccccaaaatatccccccaagccctacactccctttcctgatgaaggcttgataagaatcctcaccacttggtacaggtgaacaaagacccaaacccttggatcttaagaacaatgaaaaatcaatcaggttctcaaaagaagaattttaattaaagaaaagg is part of the Chelonia mydas isolate rCheMyd1 chromosome 9, rCheMyd1.pri.v2, whole genome shotgun sequence genome and harbors:
- the LOC102934002 gene encoding LOW QUALITY PROTEIN: thiamine transporter 2 (The sequence of the model RefSeq protein was modified relative to this genomic sequence to represent the inferred CDS: deleted 1 base in 1 codon), encoding MACWKKIRSSSWIYPTLVLCIYGFFSLMRPSEPFLTPYLTGPDKNLTIDEVTNQILPVWTYSYLALLFPVFLITDYMRYKPIIILQGLSFIITWLMLLFVQGVLAMQLMEFFFGMVTATEVAYYAYIYSVVSVDHYQKVTSYCRSITLAATTVAAVFGQLLVSLAELSYFYLNAISLASLSLALLASFFLPMPKHSMFFHKNHIPETPQGATDQDTMSKATSINEQPSCQEDKDAAKSSVLSRTLPECQSDKHQCHMLVQLCKDLKECYSTKKLLYWSLWWALATAGYNQIVNYIQVLWDYRAPAKYNNVYNGAVEAAATFLSSVTSLAVGYVKINWDLSGELALGIFSALNAGSLFLMHFITNIWVCYASYLVFKSCYMLLITIATFQIAVNLSMERYALMFGFNNFVALVIQTIITVVVVDSRGLGLKIVTQFLIYGSYFAVIAGIFLIRSIYTIVSIKCKRETRNFSNGPQNIMEQGSETRL